A window from Niallia circulans encodes these proteins:
- a CDS encoding DUF5839 family protein, translating into MNNNTISAFHIWSNKNGVIKLNTNTLYNWHIPKNLRVEPIQPGDIVLVQTQKGLKHVLVMNVCREELEETNKRYERVFKVIERAPQKLEI; encoded by the coding sequence TTGAATAATAATACTATATCTGCTTTTCATATCTGGAGTAATAAAAATGGCGTAATAAAGCTAAATACCAACACGTTATATAACTGGCACATACCAAAAAATCTAAGAGTCGAACCGATTCAACCAGGCGATATTGTTTTAGTTCAAACTCAAAAAGGATTAAAGCACGTATTGGTTATGAATGTTTGTAGGGAAGAGTTAGAAGAAACAAACAAGCGCTATGAGCGAGTTTTCAAAGTAATAGAACGTGCGCCACAGAAATTAGAGATCTAA
- a CDS encoding MerR family transcriptional regulator, protein MENTESYGYFAKDVALNLDITTSTLRRWSIELEKLNYTFERNNKDQRIYYERDFKVFRELKKLLANDVALTDALKAVVSMDLDTKNAVQTHSVHKDEIRVSKSELEDLIHKTVKQAVEEEREAMLKAFELKINDVVEQRDRVLTTQLQNALEERRLEIAAATEEKRWWEFWK, encoded by the coding sequence ATGGAAAACACTGAATCATATGGGTATTTCGCAAAGGATGTTGCGCTTAACCTGGATATAACTACTTCTACTTTAAGAAGATGGTCTATTGAATTAGAGAAGCTTAATTATACTTTTGAACGTAACAATAAGGATCAACGCATATACTATGAACGCGATTTTAAGGTGTTTAGGGAATTGAAAAAACTACTTGCTAATGATGTAGCTTTAACAGACGCGTTAAAAGCTGTTGTATCAATGGATTTAGACACTAAAAACGCCGTTCAAACGCATAGTGTTCACAAGGATGAAATACGCGTTTCTAAGAGTGAGTTAGAGGATCTTATACATAAGACAGTTAAACAAGCAGTTGAGGAAGAACGCGAAGCTATGTTGAAGGCCTTTGAACTTAAAATAAATGATGTGGTTGAGCAAAGAGACCGAGTTTTAACTACTCAATTACAGAATGCTTTAGAAGAAAGACGGCTAGAAATAGCTGCTGCTACTGAAGAAAAAAGATGGTGGGAATTTTGGAAATGA